Proteins encoded together in one Candidatus Neomarinimicrobiota bacterium window:
- a CDS encoding TetR/AcrR family transcriptional regulator, with amino-acid sequence MTKQQQRYFQILQAAYALLESGNFQNMTTARIAALAGVAEGTIYRYFKNKRHLLFEVLDFYGQSIANRIFSKALPNQDLKTNLEGFVDSFFLSLRQDAPFFRVMHKVLSEIDDPEIYPLLRDTFIRHSKSIREVFEWARQKGEITLTDEETDNMVHGLWGIADSFMIRVVLQIHTPIQKREVAYMVSAFTRQLFSKE; translated from the coding sequence ATGACAAAACAGCAACAACGATACTTCCAAATTTTACAGGCCGCTTATGCGTTGCTTGAAAGCGGCAATTTTCAAAATATGACCACAGCACGGATAGCTGCACTGGCAGGCGTTGCCGAAGGGACTATTTACCGGTATTTTAAAAATAAACGTCATCTCCTGTTTGAAGTATTGGACTTTTATGGACAGTCCATCGCTAACCGTATCTTTTCCAAAGCGTTGCCGAACCAGGATTTAAAAACAAATCTCGAGGGATTTGTAGACAGTTTCTTTTTATCCCTCCGGCAGGATGCCCCCTTTTTCAGGGTGATGCACAAAGTCCTGAGTGAAATCGATGATCCGGAAATTTACCCTCTGCTTCGGGACACGTTTATCCGTCATTCAAAAAGCATCCGCGAGGTTTTTGAATGGGCCCGACAGAAGGGAGAAATAACACTGACCGATGAAGAAACCGATAACATGGTCCATGGCCTGTGGGGCATTGCAGACAGTTTTATGATCCGGGTTGTTCTGCAAATACACACTCCTATCCAGAAGCGCGAAGTGGCATATATGGTTTCCGCATTCACCCGTCAACTCTTCAGTAAGGAATAA